Sequence from the Papilio machaon chromosome 21, ilPapMach1.1, whole genome shotgun sequence genome:
gaatttaaaaaaaaaaaacatttcaaattatggctaaatattattacattacagTTGCGATTTTCCTTCTTTGGATACTACTGGCATCattaagaaaacaaagaacaatatttgcagtattataatataaacctAATTATCTAGAAAAATCATGAGATCATTTAAAACCAattatgagaaataaaattgagagAAAATTGAGAGTGTCTTTAATAAAAGGTATGAAGCCTCTCACtctatattattactaaactTTCGTTCTCAGCATCGTTCATTTATCGTAGGTTTCCAAGACCAAAATcctagtttaaaacatattgttatcactgttttttcaaagataataaaggggatgacgatataatttatagaGAGAtctagtctcagaaaccaaacAGTTAGTGCATTTCTAAAAACGTACAAGTTACatcataacataaaattagtgTACATTAACAACAACTCGCCAATACTTACACAATTCAAGTGAAACTGTATtgtaatgtatgtatgtagaaaCAAAGTCAATATAACCAATTAACAGGAAAGTAAGTACATATACTCTTTTACTTGTGTAACTAGTAAGCAGAACTTTAGTTTTTAGgcacagaagaaaaaaaatcttatgcTACTTTTTTATCGTATAACATAACATAGGTCACAATTTAAGCATTTGAGATTCCTTGATCGGCAgatttacttaatttcatcAAAGCAGAGACTGTATCCGCAAAAAGTCTAATAGACTGAGGAAGGATGtccaagtattttttttacttaattctagTGATAAAAGCCTAAATAATTTCACCAAGCTcgaataatttaagttaaacaattttgtttgttaataaagatattgttttttaatgttttcttgtGTAGGTACAGTAATGTATTGTGAGAAAGCAGACGCATTCGTAACGACTTCGCGGTGCGTTATACAATTAGTTACGCGTTGTGTTCAATGCTTCAATGATTTGCATGATTACTTCTTATACAAGTTAATACTTTACACATGTGCCTTTAATCAGTTGTGTTATAATAATCTATACTAaatgataagaaataaaaaagcgtTGGTGGCttagaggttaagcacttgtaatctgcaggtacTGAGTTCGAATACCGCCATTTACCAATGTATTTTGCCAAAGATGGGtggttgccatggtaacgGTAATTCTCGACCAATGGCGATGGCTTTCGTTGTCGttgccaaaaaaaaacattgttctgAATAACATTCAGGATCTATTGAATCAATTATTTTGATCgtaactatttaaaaaccttttctaaaaagtttatatttttttctttatctacATGTGTGTAACCTCGTAGGTGGCAACCTAATTTTTGACTGGCAAGTTAAAAATTGCGTAttctaatgtaataaaatatttctatttctaacTAGTAAAGACATTCTAATGCTCTCTATCAGATAAACCTTGAAAATGGGGgcacattttaaatacataaatatcatCATGCAACAAGTTACAGTTACCCAAATGATAGAGCAGACTACAGacgatttaaatattcatctaTGTAACAaagaattacttaatttactcAACTACTATATTAACACTATTCAAAGGTAAAATACAATCATCGAGATATTTAGAAAAGAAAGTGAAAGTTACAACAGCAAAATTAGCAGACAATTCGCATCATTTTGTCGACCTTTCTCCGATGCAATGTTGTTATAAGTTACCAGAAAGCTCAACAGCTTCATTCAGAGTCTTTTTTTGGTCACTAAGAGAGACTGTAAGCGTACATTTAGTACAAAATCTATAAACAAGACGAACGAAACATAGCTgaataaattacatcaaatgtataaaaaaataataacatttaactaaaacatattttattctttacatAACACAATGTATATtagaaacatttacataaaagaATTACAGACAAAAGAACTAAACACAGCTGTTTACGTACACATTTCCAATGAATGGATACAACTAATCTGTACCTAATAACGGTAAGCAAGGCCAAGGTCATTGACCGTCACAACGTCTCAAGTACCGCCACTTGcggatagatggcgctgctcgGTTTAAATTCATACGATCGTTTGCCCGCCTCTCACTGTACTACACTTGCCTGTACTAAATTGCTCGGTGCCATCAGGAGGGTCTTAACTGACTCGACTGAACAGCGAGTGATGATTAGGGATATGATTCCTTGTGATTCAACTCCGCTCGCATACAAATCAACTATCGCAGATTTGTATGTCGAATTAGCTGACGCTGTTTTTGGCCAACTTTTAatactgttaaataaatatgaattaattgaTTCATTTACATACTATGTATGTCCAAACAACTAGtactaaatacaaataaatgattattatGGTActgaaatgtattatttattattccgtTTACATTTATTCTGTTGTGTCGCTTTTATAGCTTTGGTTGGACCTGCGTTTGTGACGTTCCaccccaaaaaaaaaaaaatcatcaattaatttgttaattacaatatttacagaCACAAAACATCGTTAAACGGGTGGATGCCGAGCTCCCTAACATGGGCCAAGAGCAATCCTACGTCGCTCACCGCGGCGCTCAAGTGAGGCGATACGCTGACAAGATAAACGAGCCCGTCCGATCCAAGTCCGACAGCCGATCCAACTGCGACGAATACAAAAGATACAAAGCCAGACGAAGCCCTGACAGCAACAGTAATTCTTCAAACGAAAGCAGCGGGTACAGAAGCGGCTCAAGCGCTTACGACTTCAGATCTGATAGGTCGTCTAAAAGCGAATACTACTGTACGTCCTTGTACAAGAACGATCATTACAAAGACGTTAACAAGGAATTGTATAAGCCAGTCAAAATAACTAAAGAAAAACGCTACAAggtattacttttttatttcaaaatttttgtgaattaaatttgtagcCACTGCCTAAATATTTCgatgatataatatttacatatgtatacttGCAATAAgaatgttattacaattattcagttataagaaaaaatagatatagtTTGTTTagaacataacataaataaggacaaaacatttttttttttaaaaggataCTTAACATATCAAAACTATAATTTCTCTTTCTAGGTGCAATTATTTGAGGTCAACGACGAGGAAATAAAAAGTGCTCGCCTAAAAGGCTACCTCACCGACGCAGAGAAAGCTAAACTTAAAGCCGGGCCGACGCCAAAGAAAGCCGGAATACGGAACTACACGCCTAAGATTTTGTCTGAAGACGAGCAGAGATTGAAGATAGAGGGCTGGATTTAGTTGCAGGAGTATAATATAAGTTGTATATAGTTAGTTAGTAGATGAATTTAGAAGGTGAGGATGGAGGCGGCCGGAGCGCTTGCAAGCTTGGCGCCGTCGCCTATCACCGTGCTGGGCCTGATACCACTCCTGGCACTTGGGATCACGTACTTCAGATACCAGCAATACGATCCGGAGTCATACATTACGGACGTCAATGTTGTAAGTATAAACGGTAATTTGTAAATGGAAATTAATCATAGAGATAGATTTTTCATAGGTATGAACGGGATTAGGGACACCAAAGTCATAATGTAATCTTCCCTTAGTCTTGAACTTCTATTCCTTTATGTTAAGGATCTAACTCACATTTTTTAAGCGTAGAATTATGTGCCTGCGCAGGGAATGGACCAATtagtttaatgttaaataaaatttgttgaaaatattctGTATTTTTTGACGTTAACTGTATCTTCAAAACTGAGTTGAAAGTTTCAAAAACCGTAATCTCTTAAGCGGTCGTGTACACTTTTTTCTGAGGTAATAGTATAATCACGATGACCTTACAAAGATAGGTATTTTGCGATTTGCACGCTAAAACTTTCGCTTGAGAAATTTTGCTTTTGATTACAGATAATGCCGATTTACGACTTTGTGATAGCGGGCGGCGGATCAGCGGGCGCAGTTGTTGCATCGCGACTGTCAGAGATCGGCAACTGGACCGTGTTGCTGCTCGAGGCCGGACAGGACGAGAGCGAGATTTCCGACATCCCCGCGCTGGCCGGTTACACACAGCTCTCCGACATGGACTGGAAGTTCCAGACGACGCCTTCTAACAACCGCTCCTACTGCCTCGCTATGAACGGCGACCGCTGTAATTGGCCGCGCGGCAAGGTCCTCGGTGGTTGTAGCGTCCTCAACGCCATGGTTTACGTCAGAGGAAACCGTAACGACTACGATTTGTGGGAAGCGCTGGGTAATCCCGGATGGTCTTACGATCAAGTTCTGCCGTATTTCTTAAAATCCGAAGACAATCGAAATCCATATCTCGCCGAAACTCCTTACCATTCGACCGGAGGTTACTTAACGGTTCAGGAAGCTCCGTGGCGTACGCCTTTGTCTATAACTTTTCTCAAAGGTGGTATGGAACTGGGTTACGAATATCGTGATATAAATGGTGCGAAACAAACCGGTTTTATGTTGACCCAAGCAACCATGCGCCGTGGCAGCCGATGTAGCACGGCTAAAGCGTTTCTCCGACCGGTCCGTCAACGAAGTAACCTGCATATCGCTCTAGGAGCGCAAGTAACAAGGATTTTAGTCAATCCCGCTAAGAAGCAAGCATACGGCGTCGAATTCGTTCGAAATGGTGAACGACAGAAGGTGCGTATAAAGAGAGAGGTTATAATGTCCGCTGGCGCTTTAGCCACACCTAAGCTTCTCATGCTGAGCGGCATCGGGCCCGCAGATCATTTGAGAGAGCATGGAATACCGCTGATCGCTAATCTGAAAGTCGGTCATAATTTGCAAGATCACGTCGGACTCGGCGGTTTAACGTTCGTCGTCAATAAGCCGGTGACTTTCAAAAAGGACCGCTTCCAAACGTTTGCAGTCGCAATGAACTACATATTATACGAAAAAGGTCCGATGACTACACAAGGCGTGGAGGGGCTGGCCTTTGTAAATACTAAGTACGCTCCACCGTCAGGCAACTGGCCCGATATTCAGTTTCATTTCGCCCCGAGTTCAGTGAACTCTGATGGCGGTGAACAGATCAGAAAGATTTTGAACTTACGTGACAGGGTTTATAACACTGTATATAAACCTATAGAAAACGCGGAGACTTGGACCATACTACCACTATTATTGCGACCTAAGAGCTCTGGCTGGGTGAAACTTAAGAGTAGAAATCCATTCCATCCACCGTCAATAGAGCCCAATTATTTCGCTTACAAGGAAGATATTCAAGTTCTAACTGAGGGTATAAAGATAGCTTTTGCGCTGTCTAATACGACGGCATTCCAGAAATACGGATCTCGACCTCATAACATTCCGATGCCAGGCTGTGCGCACCTTACTCTTTTTAGCGATGAGTATTGGGAATGTTGTTTGAAACATTTCACTTTTACCATTTACCATCCGACTGGCACTTGTAAGATGGGACCAAAACACGACCGCGATGCGGTAGTTGATCCCAGATTAAGAGTCCACGGTGTTGCCAATTTACGTGTGGTCGACGCCAGTATCATGCCGACTATTATCAGTGGTAACCCTAATGCTCCTGTGATTATGATAGGCGAAAAGGCGTCAGATATGATTAAAGAAGACTGGCTTGTGTTGTGAAAAATCGTGAcacatttgtaaaattaatgagTCAAacgtaaaaactatttttcacAGAATACTTGTAAGTTGTTgattgtaaacaaatttatttaagtatgtaaatatttaagtatctTTTAGTGTGTAATTTCGATTCGAAAATGTATAGTCATTTAGAGTTAACATGACTAGATTTATAGACATTCGCTAGTGAtgaatactttaataataattaaattgttactcGTCAATTTAAGATttgtacaaaatgtataagaatatatttgtgttatttaaaatttgttttattaaagcttTGAAATCTCttaacatttcaaaaaaaagtatttaattttgatattatcacttaaataatatgttcaaATGTTAAAGCACATTAAATTATGTcgacaatataatataattgctacttatataaattgttttatttttaactaagaatttgacaattttgttgaccagaaaaaaaattatagaaaattcGAACGTGCACCGCCATCTAGTTTAAAAGACGTATGCACTCCTACAAGAGAACTCTCTGTTGTCGAGAAGAAAACCttcgtaaattttaatttaagtataacacattagatggcgctgttttaCATCATCCATTTTTCTTTATGATTAAAACTGGTAGGAAAGCACTTAAGAAGAtgacaaagataacaatatccCAAGATAGTtagaataagttttttaaattctggtAACTGACGCACGCGACtccggaattaagaaaaaaacttaataagtagctatgtgttcttccagactatgttctatatctttgccaaatttcatccaagatcagttgagctcgatccatccatccatctaaactttcgcatttataatataagtacaacGGTAACTATTGTTACAACAATAGATAGAGACTATCAGAGTTGGAATCATTTTGGGTCGATGCGCAACTCtagttatttgaaattacattaaacataGAAGAAACTAAATGTGTACATTCATTgaataacattacaaaacGTATGCCTTTGCAGAATGAACACTTTTTTTGTGGCTCAAAATATCGTGATATGCTCTGATACAGACCAACGAGCATAAAAACAAGTGGTTTTgccaaaaaaaatgatttgtgGAAATATTTCATTCAATAATTAATGGACCATAAAACCTGTTTTCGTTAATACTTATTAACATTTAGTACAATAACAAGTTAACTAGCAACATAaagatagaaaaattaatatggcATATCGCAAGGGATTTTTTTACCCAATTCACATGAGAGGTTTTTAAAGGTAcggtacatttttaaattgtaacattgtgtatattttgtatacatatgTCCGTTCTCATGTCCTCATGTAAGTTAAATGGCTTAAGTTATTTCAAAGTGTGGTTTCGTATCATTAAGGTACATACAGTCATAGTTAGTCGTGTCACTTGTTTGTTTTGGCAACAAAAGgctttttacaaaatacaaatagcgACAAATTTGTGTTTTCAAGTTAAGTATTGTTACAccaatattagtaatttattttacaagtattACACAATGGTACATAACACGTAAGTTGCTTACCGCATTAATTCAATAGACAGAATATAGGCTGGTTGAATCAGTACTGCGCGAGTATATCAGTAATTGCCGCATGCAATGGACAGGTTCGAGATGCAGTCGACTATGCACTTCCTTGCGTTACATAAACAAACCGCAACTCAGACTTACTCTACAGTACTATCACTGCATCGTATACAGaagaacataaatataatctcGCAATTAAAcgcaattgttattttttatggaCGATAGAGGGAATGCTTTTTGAACGTACTACGTAGTAAGAAGAAGTCTTCCTAAGGAATAAGTTGCGAAAAAGTTAGGGGTTTTTTGTTCATTATGTGCGCGTAAAATTACTGTCActcaaaaaaaagaaataagtaataattagatTACCAATATTCTTTATGTTGAAGAGTGAAATCCCagaatgtatataataagCATAGGTTGCATTTTGTACAGTcacaaatttacataatatacaataagATAAATTAGAAATTCATCTATCTCTAATCGCGGAAGCTAAGGACTTTAAATAGGAATTTCTTCCCAACTTCAAAAgacatgaaaaaatatttcccaCATCCAAAATCTAGAGAATGTACACTCACGGAACAGTGCCTAAAAAGATATCAAACGCGGTCATACGATTAACTGAGCCATGAAACGAAAAGAGTTATATATCTCAAGGAATCTtattaatgtaacttttttcgCATGGATCGTACAATTCTTGACGCATGTCTTTGTTCTCTATTAAAATTCTTCTCACACGGCATTGCGTACCTGGAGGGAAGGAACAAAGTTTCACATCGGAGGCAGCAGTGCGCGGCGAATCACGTACACCTCTTATATAATCGAGTAAAATTCAACTCGATTGCACCACAAtcgataagaaaaaaatcgatgAAAAGCGCGCGCTTGTTGACATGGAGTCGTTTAATCGATTATTGTAAGCGTGTAAtgaaaattagttaaaaatactaCTAAACTGAAGCATCTTTGTTCTGTATAAAAATCCATGTTCGAATACTGGCTACAAAATTTCACTAAACAAAATCTAGATTAGTAATAACGATATAAATATCTGGATAGAGAACTAGACTGATCAAGACTCATATGTTTTTAGATAAAACCTGATAAAGTTAGCTTGAGTTTCCACTATCGAAATTATTGATACTTAAACATAATGTGAGGAACAGTATTCCGTCAAATGACTAGACGCAATCGAGACGCGTAACGTGTGTGTCAATACAAAGTGACTCATTAGGTAATGATTGTAGAcaaatgtgtaattttgtaTGTCTTCTACATAGTGTATTTTTACCACATACAGTGAAGAGAAGGGATGAAGTGTTGACAATTTTACTATTGACAAACGTTTCAAACTATCTAGGAGGAAgtaatgtgattttttaaaaagcgaTCGGGTTTTTAGttgatttttactaaaaaaaagatttaaaacgCTTAAGATACCTTTCAAATTattgatatctatatatataaaagaaagtcgtgttagttacactatttataactcaagaacggctgaatcgatttgactgaaaattggtgggcaggtagctgagaaccaggaaacggacataggataatttgtaccccgttttatattttttattccgcgcggacggagtcgcgggtaaaagctagtttaaattaaaacaacgtgatttatttacgttccttattaagatttttttttcttacatttaatcattttttttaaattttcctcTGTCTATGCGCAAGTCTAACCTTGTCCCATGTAATCTCTGCAACTGCTGTACCGATATTGAAAGGAATTattggaaggtagctgatgtgtAAGCGAAAAacgctatttttttatctgcgtTGACGAAGTTATGAGCTACTGCTAGTCTAACATCAGACTAACGTCTAGTCTAGTCTAACGTCTAACACAGGTCAGCATACCTAACCTTAATGCAATTTCCCTAtgcttatttttatgtaagatttttaatttctatccGTCGTCATAGATATGATAAGTGATGAAGGGAGTAAGATCACATGAATGTAAGTAAGAGACGGAAAGCTTCGCAAGCTGTTGACGTAAGCGTTGCATTGTATCCCCGCATGGGCACTTTCGTTTTCTGGATGAAAGTAAATTCACTTCCTCGCTGTCAGCTTTGACACACTTTCTTGCCGACGGAAGttgattttattagtttaaactATACATAAAGATCTACAAGCTAAGTAAAGcgcatttaaaatgaatttgtatatttcattttaattatatgataATCCACAAGCACGaacttttggaacgaagttccttatcgcgcgttgtgaaagggggctagacggaaaaaattcttacgaaaagttgtcacgacactttttgctatagtacgtatgttaacgacgaatgagcgctacgtcaccatggcaacgacgtgacaatattataacgaaaattcatagaaataaaatgtacttcttgtgaagacttaagttttttattcatagaataaacattggttccttcactaattaattgaaaggaacttcgttccatccgggtgtcccttgacacctctcaagtttatttttatttcaattatattggATAAGAGAAGAGAAAAAATGAATAAGAAGAATGTAAGAAAAGGGAGGGAAGAGGAATTCCGTTGTCTAAAATAGTCTTATTGAATTAAACTTTCAACTCGTGCATTGCTCTCTCACTTTTAAACTGCAATTTCGTGGACTTCCCgtaaacatatttatctaTAACCTCACGGAAATCTTGAATTTTCTTCGAACATCACGAGGTCAAAGTAATTGTATCACCGTTGacacgaaaataaaataaaaaactggatagttacaaaatcaaataatttaatttattatcgtCTCGAAATCAAAGACCTTGATATAACATGTATTGATCTGTACGGTTGACAAACATATAGAAATCGTATGTACGTGTCAGGAAGCATGTATCACCCAATATGCGGGACATGTTTCACAATCATAGGATTTCGGACGATCAAAGCCACGTGCatcaatatgtatttatgtcgCAATTATTACGTGTTTcgatatgaaattttattaatctacattggcatttatatggtaattcaaataataaccCGTCTTTACTCGTAGTAGAGTTTCACTATTAAACGATGTTGCCTAAAACTGGGTAATATTAAGAGAAATCTGTGAACGTTGGGTC
This genomic interval carries:
- the LOC106709880 gene encoding uncharacterized protein LOC106709880, whose translation is MGQEQSYVAHRGAQVRRYADKINEPVRSKSDSRSNCDEYKRYKARRSPDSNSNSSNESSGYRSGSSAYDFRSDRSSKSEYYCTSLYKNDHYKDVNKELYKPVKITKEKRYKVQLFEVNDEEIKSARLKGYLTDAEKAKLKAGPTPKKAGIRNYTPKILSEDEQRLKIEGWI
- the LOC106709877 gene encoding glucose dehydrogenase [FAD, quinone], whose amino-acid sequence is MEAAGALASLAPSPITVLGLIPLLALGITYFRYQQYDPESYITDVNVIMPIYDFVIAGGGSAGAVVASRLSEIGNWTVLLLEAGQDESEISDIPALAGYTQLSDMDWKFQTTPSNNRSYCLAMNGDRCNWPRGKVLGGCSVLNAMVYVRGNRNDYDLWEALGNPGWSYDQVLPYFLKSEDNRNPYLAETPYHSTGGYLTVQEAPWRTPLSITFLKGGMELGYEYRDINGAKQTGFMLTQATMRRGSRCSTAKAFLRPVRQRSNLHIALGAQVTRILVNPAKKQAYGVEFVRNGERQKVRIKREVIMSAGALATPKLLMLSGIGPADHLREHGIPLIANLKVGHNLQDHVGLGGLTFVVNKPVTFKKDRFQTFAVAMNYILYEKGPMTTQGVEGLAFVNTKYAPPSGNWPDIQFHFAPSSVNSDGGEQIRKILNLRDRVYNTVYKPIENAETWTILPLLLRPKSSGWVKLKSRNPFHPPSIEPNYFAYKEDIQVLTEGIKIAFALSNTTAFQKYGSRPHNIPMPGCAHLTLFSDEYWECCLKHFTFTIYHPTGTCKMGPKHDRDAVVDPRLRVHGVANLRVVDASIMPTIISGNPNAPVIMIGEKASDMIKEDWLVL